The Cryptosporangium aurantiacum genome contains the following window.
ACTCCGAGCCCGAGCAGCCGCCCCTCCGGATCGCGGCGCGGCGTCCGGTCGATCGCACGCCGCCGCCACCGCCGTCGGGCCCGGTCGGTGAAGCCGCGCCGCCGTTGCCGGCCGACCCGCCGTTGTTGCCGGTCGACAAACCCGTTTCGGACGCTCCGGAGAGCCCCGACGTCGAGGAACCGAAACCCCCGGTGAGCTCCGATCCCGCGGCGCCGCCCGGGTTCACGCTGCCGGATGACACCCCGTTCGGCATGCCACCGCTGCACGACCTGCCGCCCGAGCGCGGTGGCGCGCCGTACTCACGGCCCGGTGGTCCGCCACCCGCGTACTCGTCCCGGCCGGCCGCGACGTCGGGTCCGGCGCCGACGTCCGGTGGTGGCTACCGGTCGTACGCGTCGCAGTACCCCGCCGGTGCGCCGCTGCCGGATGCCACGCCGACGCCCGGCCGCACGCTGGACAGCCGGCTGTACCTCGCCGTTGTCGGTGGCCCGGACGCCGGACGGTTGGTGCCGCTCCCGGACGGCGAGCGCTCGGTGACGATCGGCCGGGTCAGCCTCGGCATCACGGTGACCGGGTGGACCGTCCAGGTCGCCGGTGAGGCCGACGCCCAGGTCAACGGTGAACCGCTGCACGGCGCCCGGCAGCTGACGCCCGGTGACCTGGTCACCGCCGGGCCGGCGCTAATGGAGGTGCGCTCGGCGCGGCACCTGGCCCGGTTGGCCCCGAATGCACCGCCGCCCGACCCGGTGACGCTCGACCGGGTCGCGCGCGACCGGCTGGCCGGTGCGGTGCGCGGCCCGCAGCATCCACAGGCGCTGGTGACCCGGATCGGTTGGTTGGCGCGACGTCCACCGGTGCCGATCGCAGTGCCGTTGGGGAACGCGGGCGGGATCGCGATCCGCGGCCCGCTGCCCGCGGCGGCCCCGCTCGTGCGGTGGCTGCTCACCCAGGCCGCGGTGCTGCACGACGCCCGCGACCTCTGCCTCGCGGTGTCCGCCGGGCCGACGGACGACGAGCGATGGACGTGGGTGTCGTCGCTGCCGCACGCCCGGCCCGCGACGCCGCCGCTGACCGGCCCGCACCTGGCCACGACGCGGGACGGGGCGCTCGATCTGACCGCCCGGCTCCGTCGGCTGGTCGAGGTGCGGCGCGCCGCCGCAGCCGATCCGCGGGCTCGCCAGCTGGTGGCGCTACCGCGGGTACTCGCCGTGCTCGACGATCGGCTGGGCGGCGTGGACGCCGAGTTCATCACCGCGGTCGGCGGCAGCCTGGGCGTACACGTCGTGCGGTTGCTGCCGCCGGAGGCACGGCCCCCGGCGAGCTGCCGGCTCTGCATCGACCTGGACCCGACCGGGCAGACGCTCCGGGTGTGGGTCGCGGGCCGCAGCGGCTCGCAGAACGGCGTCCCCGACGGCGTCAGCGCGAGCTACGTCCGAGAAGTAGCCGACCTACTCGCCGATTGAGTGGGCGGGCCTCCACGTTCAAACAGACGCGCCTGCGGCGCGACGGGTCAGGCAGTGACGAGGCTCTCGAGGCGCTCGGCGACGGCGAGGGCGGTGGCGGGGCGCTCGGTGCGGTCGGGGGCGATCGTCCAGCGGACGATCTCGGCGAGCGAGTCGTCCAGGCCCGGAGCGATCGTCGGGGGCGACGAGAGCACCTTGCGCAGCGCGAGGACCGGGTCGTGGTCGGGCAGCTCGCCGTGCAGGCCCTGCTGGGTCAGCGCGTAGTGCAGCGTGACGCCGAGCGAGTACACGTCGCTGGCCCGGGACGGCGGTTCGCCGTGCAGGACATCCGGGTCGACGAACTCGATCGAGCCGAGCGAGCCCATGCCGGTGAGCGTCATCCCGGGCGCGAGTACCTGGGAGAGACCGAGGTCGGAGAGCTTGCCGCCGTTCGGGTGCAAGAGGACGTTGCCCGGCTTGATGTCCCGGTGGACGATGCCCGCCTCGTGCAGCGCGTGCGCCGCCCGTGCCGCGTGCGCGACCGCACGGAGTGTGGCCGACTCGTCCAAGATGTACGCCGGCTCGGCCAGCGAACCGTCCGGCAGGTACTCCATCGAGTAGTAGAAGACGCCACCCTGCTGGCCGGCGTCGTACAGCGTGACCAGGTACTCCGAGCGCACCGCGGCGAACGCGGCCAGCTCGCGGGTCGCGCGCCGGAACACCTCCTGCGTGGTGGAGCCGGAGAGCACCTTCACCGCCACCAGCTCGGCCTCCACCGGCAGCCGGCTCGGCGTCTTGGCGAGGAAGAACTCACCGTGGTTGCCATCGCCCAGCGACCGGACGAACTCGTAATCGGCGATGCCTTCCACGTGCCTCTCCTTCAACAGTCCGCTTCCCGACGGACCTTCACTCCGGTCGGCCGGCGGTGTGAAACTACCGGCCGGAGCCCGCTCCCAAGGTCGGCTACCGGACACGGATGAGGAGCACGCGAGTGACTGCGCACGACGTCGGCCTTCTGATGCTAGATCTTGCCTTGATCCTCGTGCTGGCACGGATCGGTGGCTGGTTAGCCCAGAAAGTCGGCCAACCCCCCGTAGTCGGCGAGATCATCGCCGGTATCGCGCTCGGGCCCACGATCATCGGTCCGCACCTGTCGACGGTACTCGTCCCCACCGACATTCGAATCCCACTCTCGGCACTCGCCAACGTCGGCCTCGTCCTGTTCATGTTCATCGTGGGTTACGAGCTCGACCTTCTGCTGATGCGCGGTAAGGAGCGAATCGCGGTCAGCGTCTCGGTCGCATCGATCCTCTTGCCGTGCGCACTCGGCATCACGCTGGCGTACTGGCTGGCCGACCGGCACAACGTCACCGGCGACGACCGATTGCCGTTCGTGCTGTTCATGGGCGCCGCGATGTCGATCACCGCGTTCCCGGTACTGGCCCGCATCCTGACCGACCGCGGCATGCACCGCACACGGCTGGGTGGCCTCGCGCTGGCGAGCGCGGCAGTGGACGACGTGCTCGCGTGGTCGCTGCTGGCCGTGGTCGTGACGGTGGCCGGCGCCTCGGCGGACACCCAGTGGCACGTTCTGCTGACGCTGCCCTACGTCGCGCTGATGTTCTTCGTGGTGCGTCCGCTGCTGCGTCGTCTGCTGCCGCTGCACGCGAAGGCCGGTCGGTTGACCCCGGCCCTGCTCGCCGTCGTCCTGATCGGGCTGCTGCTGTCGGCGTACGCGGCCGAGTGGCTGGGCGTCCACGTCATCTTCGGCGCGTTCCTGTTCGGAACGGTCATGCCGCGGGAGGGCGGCGAGGCGCTGCGCCAGGACATCTTGGAGAGGCTCGAGCAGGTCAGCGTCCTGCTGCTGCTCCCGGTGTTCTTCGTCACCGCCGGCATCAAGGTGGACCTGCGCAACCTCGGCACCGACGGCCTCGTCGAACTCGGCCTGATCCTGCTGGTCGCGATCAGCGGCAAGTTCATCGGCGCGTACCTCGGCGCGAAGCTGCAGAAGGTGCAGTCACGGCAGGCGTTCGCGCTGGCCACGTTGATGAATACCCGCGGTCTGACCGAGCTGGTGATCCTCGCCGTCGGTCTGCAACTAGGCATCCTCAACCAGGATCTGTACTCGTTGATGGTCGTGATGGCGCTCGTGACGACCGCGATGGCCGGCCCGCTGCTCTCGGCCTACTACCCGAAGCGGCGGATCGAGCGGGACATCGCCGAGGCCGAGCGCGCGACGCTCGGTGAGTCGCCGGCGACGAGGGTGCTCGTCGTCGTCGACGATCCCGCGACGCAGGGCGACGACGTGGAGCTGGCCGGTGCGCTGGTCGGGTCCCGCCGTCCGGCCGAGGTCGTGCTGTCGCGGCTGCTGCCGTATCGGTCGCCTCAGCTGGAGGTGGGCACCGGGCTCTCCGGTGAGCTGCTGGAGATGACCCGCTCGCTGGAGGAGCTGGAGACGCTGGCCGCCCGCGTCCGGCGGGACGACGTCCCGGCTCCGGTGCTCTCCCGATTCTCCGACGACGTCGAGCGCGAGCTGGGCGTTCAGATCGAGACGTCCGAACCGGACGTCGTCGTGGTGCGGGCCGGGGCACACGCGCTGGCCGACCGGGTCGCCGGCGAGCTGGTGACGGTCGGCACGCTGCCGGTGGCGCCGTCGTCGGTGGCCGTGCGGTGGGGCACGGACGCCGACGCGACCGCCGCGCTGCGGGTCGGTGCGCTGCTCGCGGTCTCGCGGGGCTTGCCGCTGATCGTCGACGACGGGGAGCGCTCGGGCCGGCGGGCGGTG
Protein-coding sequences here:
- a CDS encoding cation:proton antiporter, which translates into the protein MTAHDVGLLMLDLALILVLARIGGWLAQKVGQPPVVGEIIAGIALGPTIIGPHLSTVLVPTDIRIPLSALANVGLVLFMFIVGYELDLLLMRGKERIAVSVSVASILLPCALGITLAYWLADRHNVTGDDRLPFVLFMGAAMSITAFPVLARILTDRGMHRTRLGGLALASAAVDDVLAWSLLAVVVTVAGASADTQWHVLLTLPYVALMFFVVRPLLRRLLPLHAKAGRLTPALLAVVLIGLLLSAYAAEWLGVHVIFGAFLFGTVMPREGGEALRQDILERLEQVSVLLLLPVFFVTAGIKVDLRNLGTDGLVELGLILLVAISGKFIGAYLGAKLQKVQSRQAFALATLMNTRGLTELVILAVGLQLGILNQDLYSLMVVMALVTTAMAGPLLSAYYPKRRIERDIAEAERATLGESPATRVLVVVDDPATQGDDVELAGALVGSRRPAEVVLSRLLPYRSPQLEVGTGLSGELLEMTRSLEELETLAARVRRDDVPAPVLSRFSDDVERELGVQIETSEPDVVVVRAGAHALADRVAGELVTVGTLPVAPSSVAVRWGTDADATAALRVGALLAVSRGLPLIVDDGERSGRRAVAAAADLARHGLVASADPAPADALVVTGGTEVSAGTHVAVRAARDTDAMPVADWVADLPNPTDRTPVLA
- a CDS encoding serine/threonine-protein kinase, whose protein sequence is MEGIADYEFVRSLGDGNHGEFFLAKTPSRLPVEAELVAVKVLSGSTTQEVFRRATRELAAFAAVRSEYLVTLYDAGQQGGVFYYSMEYLPDGSLAEPAYILDESATLRAVAHAARAAHALHEAGIVHRDIKPGNVLLHPNGGKLSDLGLSQVLAPGMTLTGMGSLGSIEFVDPDVLHGEPPSRASDVYSLGVTLHYALTQQGLHGELPDHDPVLALRKVLSSPPTIAPGLDDSLAEIVRWTIAPDRTERPATALAVAERLESLVTA
- a CDS encoding protein kinase domain-containing protein; this translates as MLSPGSRLATYEVRKRLAVGGMGEVYLCRHRLLDRDDAVKVLRPHLVADQAFRRRFLREALSAARLRHPHIVTVYTADEVDRQLYLAMEYIPGADLAAILDHEQVLEPRRAVRLLDQVADALDAAHRLQMTHRDVKPSNVLVERPGSPDTDPHGPHGGPEHAYLVDFGLSKSHQAVDQDITMTGQVLGTVAYIAPEQLQGAVTDGRCDQYSLGCMAYETLTGQLPFQRENQVAVITAHLTAPPPSASAVQASLSPAVDRVLAKAMAKTPQERFATCKEFVDALRAAVETGETTVVQKPARRLERKTPSGAEARQEQAWANPANQGAAVVADSEPEQPPLRIAARRPVDRTPPPPPSGPVGEAAPPLPADPPLLPVDKPVSDAPESPDVEEPKPPVSSDPAAPPGFTLPDDTPFGMPPLHDLPPERGGAPYSRPGGPPPAYSSRPAATSGPAPTSGGGYRSYASQYPAGAPLPDATPTPGRTLDSRLYLAVVGGPDAGRLVPLPDGERSVTIGRVSLGITVTGWTVQVAGEADAQVNGEPLHGARQLTPGDLVTAGPALMEVRSARHLARLAPNAPPPDPVTLDRVARDRLAGAVRGPQHPQALVTRIGWLARRPPVPIAVPLGNAGGIAIRGPLPAAAPLVRWLLTQAAVLHDARDLCLAVSAGPTDDERWTWVSSLPHARPATPPLTGPHLATTRDGALDLTARLRRLVEVRRAAAADPRARQLVALPRVLAVLDDRLGGVDAEFITAVGGSLGVHVVRLLPPEARPPASCRLCIDLDPTGQTLRVWVAGRSGSQNGVPDGVSASYVREVADLLAD